In Scatophagus argus isolate fScaArg1 chromosome 18, fScaArg1.pri, whole genome shotgun sequence, the DNA window CCGCAGCATTTCATTGGCTGATTGCTGTATTTTTAGGtgtaatatattaaaatatgcCTCCCCTTTAgaccaacaaaaataaatcaagaatttaacatttctctgagctgctgggAGAGCAAAGAAAATCTAAACCCCTGAACCCCTGAAAACCCCTGAAAAGGGGAGTAACTGAATGAAAGGTGCACAAACATACTTACAACTTCTCCTCTGAACATCTgtataaacatttatttattttgacctcttaattaaaaaaaattaagtctATCCTGTGGTGAATGAGGCCTTTATCACATCAGAATGACGTCTGGAAGCATCTTTTACAGCTTTTCAGTATTGATGAAAAGGTCCAGAAGATGTGAATGAAAGGTGTCAGTGTCAGTTCACTTATTTTAGGCATGTTTTTGGCTGTTCGCACATGACGGTAGTTTGTCAGTCCTCCAGATATGCAGCAGTAGGTGCTAAGAGCTTATCTACCTACATAATACGGCAGCAGAGTGACGCCAGTTTCAAGGTTTTGATGATGAGCTGTCTCTCCAGGTGTTTGTCTCTACAGCAATCAAACAAGGACATTTTTTGATGATGGCAATTGCTCATTGAATACCTGTTTCATTATATCATCATATGTCCCTAAGTAACTGTACTGTGAGTGTGTACCTGCATGCTGAATTGCAAGTACATAAGTGTGCTAACATGCACGTTGTGGATTATCTGCCAGCCCTCCAGTTGTGGAGGTGGTAGTGGTGGCTGACGAGTGTAACAGAAGCTCTCTGTGAGTCATGATGTTCACATCACTGGGGGCTCCTCTAAAGATGAAACCATCATTGAGGCTGGGAAAGCTGTGTAGGTGTCCAGACCCAGACCAGAGTGCGGCCTCAGAGGATGGAGGAGCAGGACCTTGTGGGTGGTTATCTGCCTACTGGCTGAGGTCTCTAGGTGCTACAATACATCGAGGATAACATTCAAATCATTTGTGACAACCTGAACTCAAAGTTCTTTTAATTAGCTTTTTCAGGGCTTTTCTCAGTCTTCCTCAGCAAATGTCTCAGGTGTCATCATATGACCTTAGGATGCAACTTTGGTCACCTAGTAACAGGAAAGATGGTGGCTTTTGATCTGAACAGAAATACGATGCTCCCTGTGGTCCAATGTTCATAAAGTCCTTTCTTCAGGGTCCTTTTTGTCACACATAGCTGATGCACAAGATGCCATAaagcattattttttattcactACTACCTGTATTTAACCATGTAGATAGTTCTATTTCATTTCTCCAGGTGTTTTAGATATTTGCTGGTGAAGTTTATGTTGGTGGTGAATTCAACGTGAATTCAATTTTGCTTGAGGTGCTCAAAGTGTTGAAAAGTTGCATTTAGAAAATTAGATATAAAATATGTCTTTCCAGAAATGAAGCCCCGAAGAACATCCAGTAAACATAAGATCATCAAATTCTTAATTGGAGTCTGTCTCGAGACTGGTGACATGAGTCGACATCTCTGCCGCTAGTCAAGTTGAGGCACAAAAATTAGTTGATTATGGTGACATAAAGCTTGTGTCCATGATTCTAAGGAACCAACACTGACAGTTtcttggaaaaaagaaacaatctgTGGTTTATGCATCAAAGTGTTGAAAAAATGCCACACTGCTTCTGCTTTTATTCTCGACAAACAAGCATCTCTTGGCCACAAAAGGTCCTAATcaggtaaaaataaatccatgagTCATGTTGAACGGACCTCTaatgctgttattttcattgtaatcataacagactgaaacagccaaaaccaatcagaatcagataATGGCATCCATATGTTCAGATACTATCAGGGTGATGAGAAATAAATATTCGCTTACTTTAAAATGACTGGATAAGAAAGGTGTCCTAATTGGTCAGACTTACTCAAAAATGTTGGATAGAGAAAGTGAAAGGTAAATTAAAACCTTGGCATAAAATAAACCACATAACTTCTGGATGTCTATGGTGATGTCAGGTGCAACATAACTTGTGATTATGTTGTACAGCTTGCGTGTTTCCACTTGTGTGCCTctacctgtgtgtgtccatacaCATCTCCCACTATGGTTTCCACCCCCCCGACAGACATCCCTCTTTTGTGAGTCATGAGTCCACCACGACACATGAGATGTCTTCATCATCTCACCCCCTTCCACTCCTCCCTCTTCAGCgccaccaccccctccctcccaacCGTTCCTGCATCTGAAAGACAGATGAGTCAGCGATGGAGTGTGCAGGCTTGTGCCAAGTGATCAGCTTCCTCTCATCCCcagtccctcctcctccccactgCAGTCCATCTCTACCCACATGGCCCTGCCACAAAAGGCTGTGCACCGATCACCATCTGAGGTTTAAATATAAGTCCTGCCATGCTGGAGGATGTGTCCTGCAAAGAGGCACACAGACTGCCAACAGTGATTCTCACATGTGCTGAGGGAGATCCAAAGGATGCTGGATGGGTCTTTTGCAGCCATCTCATGGCGGCATGAtgtgtctgtcattttattGAGGTTAAACTGGAACAAAGGGGCTATTTCTGTCTTTAGAACTTTcagcaaaatatataaatggaacttaatcacatttttttatagGAGCAGGATTGCTGCACATATTCCATAATAATACTTACAGGTGCAGTCAGGCTCCCTTAGCAGAGGTTTAGTTGAGTAATGTATTAAGACCTGAGGACTGTTGAACAGAATTCAGAAATCTAGGATAACAGAAGCTTAGAATAAGATTAATTACAACCATTAATCCACAATGCTGGATTATGTTGTAAACCATTTACAACCATGTAGGCTATATTATGGCCAAGTAGGTTATATTATGCGCTGACCTCGATTttacacactcatgcacacacacaaaattcaaATGCATCTATATCATCTCATCGCAGCCTACTTCTCATGGTTaactgttttctgatgtttcatTCTTTGACTTATTCCTTGTGTGAACTCACTGTGTATTTACCTTTTACTTGGACTTTCAGTcactttttctgtgtctttcctTGCCTGCTGCAGTTTCCTCTTTAAGTAAGTTTATCAAAGTTTTCCTTTGTCTACTATAGCCCATCTTGTGTCTGTGCCTGCATATTGGCTCTTTCATTTTGAACCAAATCTGACAGCATTGATCTTGTATTTATTCAAAAGGCTCCAAAGTGTTCTTGTAAACAGGAATcaatgctaacatgtttttCTTATACAATGCCCTTTTGAAAAGCTATTTGGCTGCATCACTGCTCTATTCATAGAGACATAAGTTGTGACTATGTAGACACTATGTGTTTCATGTATTGCTCATGGCGCCAAATTTCTATGCCTGAAAACGTATTAATAGAAAAAACGATTTTTCCTTTGGGTCTGGGAATAAATAATTCCAGCTTGGCTAATAATTACTTGGGGATTGGATAATATCAACAGCGCTCAATTTTTCTGCAGTGGTCTGGAGTCAGCATTTGATACCTCTTGTATCTCTCGCTTCCTGCAGAGCCTCCATTGATCTCCGTCCAAAAGACCACAACAAGCCATAAAAGCATTTCAGGACAGTCGCCAAGACATGCATATCCTGAATTGGCTACAATGCATAAGGCTTTTAAAGGCCAGGGTTTCTCCAACAGCATGGTTACAcgaaaaataagcaaacaaatctGAGACAGGGATGATTACTAAGCACAAATGCATCATGGGAGTGTCTTCTATCAACTTCCCAGGGGGATTAGAAATGTTGTAGCGGAAATAAAAAGGGACAGAAAATTATCCTTGCTTCAAAGTTCTCAGTAggcacattttcagtttgaaatgcaAATCATAACACATTTTGAACTGCAGTAAAACATattcaaaaacacactgcacacgcacttcattttcatataaatatttattgcaGAGGAGGTATCTTTTATGTACATGCTATCACAATATAACACAATATAAATCTACCAAATATTCCCATATATTGATGCTATAAGCTTGTCATAGAGCAATAGTCATAACAAGCACATAATACAGTGGGTTAGGGACAGTATCACTCACTATACAACTTGTAACAGTCCATAAAAgatcacttttttcttttttgttctatCAAGGGCAGTGAAACATCAGtcctatttttttcttgaattcaTGCAGAAGCCACAAGATTTACGACGTTACAGCATTGAATAGTAGTCATAGTAGTTAGTTGTATTTGCCATCGGGTGACTTGGTTTGGTCACAACAGAACAGAAGTCAAATAAAAGCTGCAAGCCAACAGAACACACTATGGCAAAGATCTGACTGGTGGACAAAGAGCTACAGGACACAGTATTGTCTATGTCAAGATGAGGTACAAGAACAATGGTCTCAATTTTCACACCCAAGTAAATGGCTGAGGTTCAAAGTTTCACTGATTCATTGATGATACGACTAAAATACAATGATAATCTCCAGAGAAAGAGACAGTAAGACACTGGTTCTGTATACACAATttaatacacagacagctaTGGACTGACTGAACTGAGGAATGCAAGCACACTATCTGAAATTATGCAAACTAAACAACAGAGCACACTGACTGAAAGTGTGATGTATTCCATAGTACGTACTGTATGTGGGATATtgcattgttgttattttctgtatgtAACTAATCATGTTTCCTTTGTGCTCCAACTATCTCTGATCTGGAAATCTCATTGGCCAAGTGTGTAAAAGATTACAATcagcataaataaatatgaattaaCTTTGACACCAGAATAAAATACCTTCTTTGATTGAGAATGTTGTAATATATTGCTTGTTATGGTTCAGTTATTTTGGATTCAATTTTACCAAAATCAGACTTGGTCatgtaatttttcaaaataattttcattaagTAAACACACCTCCTCAAAATAATTTTCctacaagaacaaaacaagaagcttgttttaaaaatatacagcatattATTCATCACCCAGGGCAGTAAAATCCTTTGTGGCAGTGATTCCAAAGTCTAAAGTCACTTTCAATAAattgccaaataaataaataaatggcttTTGAAATGCCATTGTTGTCATGTCAGGGGTCCCCTGGTATGATCCTGCATGTACTACCACAATGCATATGATGGATGACACCTAACATCTGGTTCATAAATATCATACAAATCCATCAAAGCATTACAATCAATCCATGCATGTTGACAGTTCTTCTCAGACACCGTCCCTGAAGGAGCTCATAAAGCAGAGGCGATGACGAATCTCATGCTGTAAGGCAAATACTCCACGTTTGAATTATTTCAGGAAAGCACCCCCACAGGTCAGTGGCAGAGGTAATTTCTCAGTAGGTGGAGGCAGCTAGAAGATGTAGCATCTAAATCATGTTTATGGTGCCTAGCTGTGGAATCGtgacaacacattaaaaataaaatgggaTAAGTGAGGCTACAAATATTTGTCACTGGATTAGTTTAAGTTGAGCTGTGCCAAAGGAATTTACCAATTTACAAACTCTTTTTTTGACTTTGTAAAAGTCACTGACAAgcactgtgttttttctttttttttcttatccacATTTAGTAAAGACTCCTACAGAGCTCGGGTATTGAGGAATCTGACAGCAATTATAGATAATTACAATCAGTGACAACATTCAGTGATACCATGTAATTCTCACAAGATACCATAAAGTACAGATGCTATATTGATACATAGTTTTCCTCAAGACTGTAATTACTGCCAGGTGTTCACCAGCTAAATATGAGTGGCAGAATTTTTTTACTGATATCCCAAGATGTACGGTGGACAATGAATATTCAGACATTTTGATACAAAACAGttaacaaatcaaaaatgttcaaaggTTAAGTCAGATTCATAATTGATAAccaccacattaattaatcaGTTGGGTTTGGCTTTAACCTATTTGCATTAAAGCGGGAAGAACACGCATTATGTTGCTTGTGAAATTTcaatacagaaacacaatatTTCCAAATATTTCCAAATATTAAGCTCTACTCACATCATTATTATGGCCGTGCAGTAATAATACTCTTTGAAATGATAGTTTTGCTTTACAAAAACTTTTTGTAGACACTCCCTACAACAAAGtctgacaagacaaaaaacataacTGGTGACATCAGACAGATCAAAACAAGCTAACAGTTTAGCAAAATGATCTAAACCACTTTATTCCACATCAAAATCAAGAGAATCAAGAGTGAATGTACCCAAAATGTCAGTGATAATCCTAGAGTGTTTACATGTCTCTGATTCACCACCTGCATCTACAATTTATTGAGCAATTCAAGATGTCTGGTCTTATTGTCACTGGCAGCTGTTTCCCCCGGGTGGAGAAACAATCAACTAATTTCAACCTTTTATCTCAGAATAGTGACATCGTCTTGCTGTGCAAGAGCCAGAAAAATATCTAAATCCATTGAAAATGGTGACAGAACAATAAATAAGACCGTGCCTGAGATCAAGGCAGCTGTACAAGTTGTTGTTAGTCAactgaaacaattattttacAGAGTTAGCATATTTCAAATGCAATAACTGTTAACCTAACTGCTCCTAGCAACCTGTACCACAGCTTTGCTGTCAACTAGACTAAAAATGACAAGGACAGACAGACCTCGATCTAATAATTAGTTAGAGTACCCCATCACCACTAAACAAAAGTTGACTAGGTCAAGCATAACATAAATGAagtcaaacaaaatgacagttcagtctgattttCAGGTCATAATGACCCCTCGTTACACAAGACCTATCATATTTAGAAATGTAAGTATGATAGGTCCAAGTTGAATTGTAATTATTGctgaaatcaaaaaacaaacaaacaaacaaaaaaagaaccaaGCGGCAGGTTGACTGTAAAACCTGACCTGCTCAaattttagttgttgtttttttatggagATAATGTAAGGACAGAAAAGGCTGCCAGGACTTATCGTGTCTGAGACTCTCAGCTCTTCAGGTTTGgcattacatttttactttaaatacatGACATTGTGTCCACagacacacctacacacacttgATGCAAGCCAACACAAACATCCATGCTGGATTCATAAACAAAGCTGGTGCAAATTATTTCTTCAGTATTCCCAATAATTTTCTATCCATTCTGAACAGTGTATAtatgacattttttgacataCATCCATGCTCTTGTATAATCTTTACCACTCTGAATGAGCTTCTGGaaatataaatgcaataaaGGAGTACCtctggtatttaaaaaaaaaacaacccaaaaaccccccaaaaaactcaTATTTGTCAACACATAAACTGCTTTAGTTGACAGCTCTGTTGGGTCCAACTACTCTAATTACCTGGCTgtgcatgcttttttttatataattcaCTGTCACAAAACGCTGAAGAAGAAGCCACTTGCTTCACCTCAGGCTGATACAAGACAATGCTAGTTAGTTaggcacatacagtacatctctGCAGACTTGGAAGCATTTTAGTCTGCAAAGAACTACAATTAAATAGATCTAAAAGAGAAACGTTGTTTAAGTTTGGTCAGTGTGGTATCCTGTGTGATATCACGCCATCAGGTTGAAAATGTACAAGATGATCTGTTCTCAGTTCCTAATTTATGGAGTTGGTTAAAGTGCTATAGACTGATTTCATCACTGAGGCATTCCTTCTGTGCTAATAGTTATACACAAAGTAATAAATGAAGTTTACCACCTTAAGACCAATGTCCCTCTCTACAAatgttttttctcattctttggctttcatttttgcagtgttgtACCTTAATtccaatgcttttttttctatataCTTCATGTTGTCATATTCCAAACCATTAAGAGATGATGTTAATGTACAAAAAGAACCGTGTAAGAACTGTTGACTGAATACAGATCTTCAACATTGCTCATGAAGTGAACAAGCTGAATTAAAAGTTGTTGCATAATTAGTCTAAGATTTACCTTCAGGATATTCCTGTAATAATCTGGAATGCTCATCTTgactttttgtacattttacttaTTTTCAAAATAGGtaaaacaggaacaaaaccTTGGAAAGGAAGGCAACTTGTGGAACTTGATCAGCTTTTCTTCCAAGTCACCGTACTAATAGTAAAAGGTAATATTTAACGATTTCAacgtggaaaaaaaagagtatacATCAATAACTATGATTTAAGTGGTCCATTAAGGTTGAGTGTCATGCCTTCTTGGTTGATGTGCTATCCTCAAAGTCCCAGGGGCAAACATCTGCCTTTATAACAGCACTTACAACCCCGCCTTTAGGATTTGGATTGCTCTGTTTCACCACAGAAGCACTTTTGTCTGTACCTTTTATATCTGAAGTATCCTCAAAATCCCACGGACAGACTTCAGCCTGCTTTGGTTTGGCTGCTCCAACATTTGcgcttttccttttttctacCACCGGCACTTCCTGATGACTCTCTACGTCCCATGGGCATACCTCAGCCATTTTTTGTTGGCTCATGTGTTTCTCTGAAGATTTACTCTTGTCCTTagcttttgttctgtttttctcatcatCAGTATCTTTTGATTTCTCTTTCTCAACTGTTCTTGTGGAAGAGATAACCTTCTTTCTTGAAGGGGATTCCTTGGTTTTGGATGCTCGAGAGGGACTAGGTGTCCTCTGTCCAGAATTTGGAGATGTGACATTGCTGTCGTAGTCCCAGGGACATACATCAGCTTTTGTAGATGGTAGTTGGAGTGAGCCTCCTATTTTGGATGAATCTGAAAGGGTACTTCTCGCTCTCCCATCCACAGGAGAGATGcctttgctttgtttgatcATATCTGGTGAATGAGCTAACTCTGTTGTCTTTTGGGCCTCTTCAAAGTCCCAAGGACAAACCTCTACCAGATTTGTTTTAGTGCTCTCTGTCATAGAATGAGGCTGCTGGGTCTTGGTAGGTTTGCTCGCCTGACTGTGTATCTGTTGCTTCGGCCCTTCTTCTTGACTACCttgactttcactttcatcttccCACGGACATACCTCAGATCGTACGACAGTTGTCTTCTGAATTTCCTTTGAATGCCTGCCACTGGATGGAGACTGATCAGAAGCTTTTTGCTTATGCTGCTGAGATTTGCCTCCCTTGGTGCTACCTCCATGAACTGTTGTAGTTTCTTTTGGTGCTATGGATACATGCTTTTGGACCTTGTTTTCAGATGGAGTTGGAAGATCCTCCACTTCCCAAGGACACACTTCAGAGAGATCGTAAAGGTCCTTTCCCTTGACTGGATCAGAACAGATTGTAGGCTGGCTACCACCCACTGCTTGTTTCATAATCCTGCCTTTTGCCACACTCTGTTTGTACTCAACCGATTGGCTAATAATCATCTTGGGTTGACACTCATTTTCCAGCTCTGCATTGGCCCTTGTGTCTTTGCTCTTTGGCTGACTCTTCTTATTGCTGTCCTCCGTGCTCTGGGTCTTTCCTGTCAAGCCTAAAGTCTTCTCTTTAGCACTGGCAATGACACTGAGGGACTTCTGTAGCATGGAGGCTCTAGGATGAATTGGTTTCTTGTCTGCAGTGAGGTTATGGGCACTGGCTGACTTGCAGACCAAAGGAACTGATTCAGTAGATTCACTGGGGGCATTAATATTTTCACTGGACTTCTTGACCAACTTCTTGCCCATAAGTGTATCCAGCAGGGAGCCTTCAGCAGGGTTCACCTCCATCTTGTCTGTTGCTGAGCTGTTGGAGTCTTCGCTCTGGTCCCGGACGTGATCATAGCTACTGTGGGACTTCTTGAGAGAAAAAACCTTGTTCTTTAGTGTCTCCTCTTTCGGTGGCTTTCCTGCGTGAGTTGGATCAAAGGGGTTCTTCTTCAACATGCAGATGCTGTTACGGTTGTTCCCATGTTCTCCAGCCTCCTTGTCTTCACGGCTGCACTGCCGATGCACTGATTCTGGAATCTCAGTAATGCGCCTCATCAGGGACCGACCTAAACCTTTCTTGGAGCTCCGCTTCTTCTGGAGATGAGGGTTGTTTGCCagcatcttcttcctcttgtaaATCTCCAACTGGGAGTAGagtttcttcagctcctcctaCATATGGGACAGGAAAGAAGTGATCAGTTGactgtttataataaataagtGCATTTATACAGCTTAAAAAGTAGTTCTGATTAAGACACTGTTACAAACAAAGCAGACATTCTACTGCACAGAGAACATGCCGTACAAATTCATGACACGTGACTACAAACGGCTGGTAAATGATGCACTACGGAATATAACATGCTTGctgcaaaaaaaagcaaagacagGACAGTCTTGGACGGCATCAAATAAGGAAACtgattgtgttttaatgttagGTCTGAAACAGCCTCTAAGCTCAGGTCTTGAGCTTTACAATACTTTTGTTTCTACAACCATCCCAGAAATTATTTCTCTCTAGTAGCAAGATATCATCATAAGTTCACTACCTATATTAAATAGGGAGCGATCTTATTTTTGAAGAGAGACTTCTTCAGCTctaacagacaaacagaaatctcTGCTCACGTTGGTACGTTTTTCCCAAAGACTGTCGCAAGACCTTACGCCACAGCCATTAATAGAACTGAGATGGCCCATTTCGTCAGGTGTCTGGAATAAAAAACTGCCATGGCTCAGTATTTGGAAGATTCAAAAGATTTCACCAGGTTATTCAATGGAAAGTGAAAGGTTAAGGGAAACACCACCTACCCGAATGTCTTCAGGATCCAGACTGTGCTCACTCCACGCTGATGTGATGCTGCTATTGAGATATGACCCAGAACGACCCATGTCCAGCTCATCCTCATAGGCTTCAGAGGCTATGTCATCTCTCATGTGGGTGCCAGCAAACAGAAACTGTTGGAGTGGCATAAAAACAATCGGTTGTTGCCTGTTTTCAGAAAAATCTAATTTCTATGCAATGTAGTATGGTGTTCATGGGATTGACTCAATATAAACTACAGGCATTATGCTTATTGTACTGAAGGAACATGTTACTCCAGGCAAGATTTCTCACTAGTGGTTTTTTTGACAACAATGGGGATTTATGGCACTGAAGATTAAATTATGTCAGGCTTTGGATCTGCAGAAAACAACTGTGACTTGGATCACTTCAGTAAACgaaatacataataatatttACTGCTtaattcttaaaatatttaaataaacatagTTGTAAAATTACaactattctttttttatttatttactttttctttagGAAAGAGTAACATGTGAAGCATGACTTGCAAAGTTTACCTTAGGGACGAGTAGCAGACCCATTGTTACTGTCACAGTTAAATGGGTGTGGGTGAAGAAGAGTAGCAGCATCCAGTCTGGATGAAGCTCTGGAGCAAGAGTGAACCTGTCAAAGAGGAAAGGTATACAAGAAAGGAgaaacaggataaaaaaaaaaattaaaagaaattaatgACTAGTTTAAAAGCATCGATTGCCAgatattgaatatttattttaatcatgttAACCAAATAATTTACTTGTTAGTGAAAGCAGTAGTAGTATTTGTTATAGAgcataataatataataatatgtatAATAATATTGCAGTCATTAATGAAGTTGCTCAAGCTCAGCCCTGTTCAGTGACAGTGTGTTTAAGTATCTGTGCTCTCCAGTACAACAGTTTTGTTAATAAACATATCCTGAACATCTTTATACTTTATAGCTAACTGTCAAATTCCAAACTGTACATTCAGTAAATACAGTGAACTATGACTAAATTATGCTGTGATGTTTATCcatgtttctctgtctgcagtAAAGCTTTTAGATATAAATCCAGCCCAGAGAGACAGACCAGCAGACTTAATGTGTTTCCAGCCAACATAGATTTATACACTGTCTGCCCAGGCTTCAGACAATGTCCACTGCTTCATATGATGTTCCACTTGGGTGATCCTTTTCCAGCAAGGACACAATATTTTCCACAATTCTTTCAATTGGATTCACAATGAAGGGGAGTGACCTTGATCTGGTCACAAGATTCATCCTATTTATACATCAGACAGTATTACGCTGGGCTGACTgtggtgcagcagttggtggaAAATTAGATAATTACTGGCAG includes these proteins:
- the gpr158a gene encoding probable G-protein coupled receptor 158 is translated as MAVFRLSLLLQVGFVIGSNHEYAEWSAHGKDFRAQEAIYGAHTHRRQLAHLRAPHHPPGVTAELPQTIEEDLPRVVTAFLHTGDSTTLKHANCSRRYELTSLRGRSQANPHYSMSSVLDTVLHATNFLNMILQANRSREQSLRRDIEWYHALVRSILEGDAKIHRAIVTFSADSSVSGPSMLLQATRAGGEIVLQDLSSMAHQHLHNRTADTEWYHDVKDRKKPSFHKRVLSQDFRSVDNSLKRGESFIPDKTHVKWSAPYLECENGNFVPRWLLTLSAAFYGLKPNLAPEFRGVVRVDINLQDVDIDQCSTDGWFAGTHRCNRTTMECSPIHGHGFVLDKYKCHCKRGFYHPNRVSVNGFTKMGRKGKAAESGPNADEGSSNDCLPCQQGCAYCKDDTPCVAREDGALRMAVLSFQCLCLLIVFISMVLIYHFRRNKSIRASGLVLLEAILCGAVLLYFPVGILYFQPSVFRCILLRWVRLLGFATVYGTLTLKLYRVLKVFLSRTAQRIPYMTSWRVLRLLGIILLIVCWFLVAWTSAVCQNPDRKLALIDVGYTPDGLQFSMCLLDRWDYMMAVAEFLFLLWSVYLCYAVRTVPSAFHEPRYMAIAVHNELVLSAIFYVIRFTLAPELHPDWMLLLFFTHTHLTVTVTMGLLLVPKFLFAGTHMRDDIASEAYEDELDMGRSGSYLNSSITSAWSEHSLDPEDIREELKKLYSQLEIYKRKKMLANNPHLQKKRSSKKGLGRSLMRRITEIPESVHRQCSREDKEAGEHGNNRNSICMLKKNPFDPTHAGKPPKEETLKNKVFSLKKSHSSYDHVRDQSEDSNSSATDKMEVNPAEGSLLDTLMGKKLVKKSSENINAPSESTESVPLVCKSASAHNLTADKKPIHPRASMLQKSLSVIASAKEKTLGLTGKTQSTEDSNKKSQPKSKDTRANAELENECQPKMIISQSVEYKQSVAKGRIMKQAVGGSQPTICSDPVKGKDLYDLSEVCPWEVEDLPTPSENKVQKHVSIAPKETTTVHGGSTKGGKSQQHKQKASDQSPSSGRHSKEIQKTTVVRSEVCPWEDESESQGSQEEGPKQQIHSQASKPTKTQQPHSMTESTKTNLVEVCPWDFEEAQKTTELAHSPDMIKQSKGISPVDGRARSTLSDSSKIGGSLQLPSTKADVCPWDYDSNVTSPNSGQRTPSPSRASKTKESPSRKKVISSTRTVEKEKSKDTDDEKNRTKAKDKSKSSEKHMSQQKMAEVCPWDVESHQEVPVVEKRKSANVGAAKPKQAEVCPWDFEDTSDIKGTDKSASVVKQSNPNPKGGVVSAVIKADVCPWDFEDSTSTKKA